One region of Alosa alosa isolate M-15738 ecotype Scorff River chromosome 1, AALO_Geno_1.1, whole genome shotgun sequence genomic DNA includes:
- the LOC125299380 gene encoding tetratricopeptide repeat protein 39B-like isoform X2 — MAKVEIASSETKDENAFVSIVKPTQMDLEVALNESFLALNLFLNNKFLEALDILRPWRNDSMYHAMGYSSILAMQAGMTFEPKDMEMAVAALQDALVTCQRFRRRMTFLKAISNMVSGRVPQQMTEEEMHAELCYAEVLLQRAALTFLEDESLIGFIKGGVKIRTSYQIFKQCQEVLNQSQNLDEESNTFKNFAGGVNMGIGSFNLMLSLFPARVLRLLEFLGFAGDREVGLSQLHQGAASNTLRSILSMLTLLMFHTYISVILGTGECNLAEAETLLVPYVEKFPNGALMLFYTARIAVLKGNFELAQQKLLECIAAQQEWHQVHHLCYWELMWSYSYQQNWLEAYRYADLLCKESKWSQAIYVFQKASILSMMPQEEVSKTGEKVEDLFRQVDSLRLKFAGKSVPTEKFAARKAIRYRDPKPTKLVIPALEMMYVWNGFTIVGKRPELTESILSTIKKAEEQLTSDPKPSEYLADDQCVVQMLKGLCLRHLGRLPEAESCFTHIISNEKNIKYDDYLVPFTMYELGLLYNQQGDTKKAMTYIENAKLNYKDYSMESRLHFRCHAALANMGHAVEGAIQQ; from the exons ATGGCTAAAGTGGAAATTGCAAGTTCTGAAACAAAG GATGAAAATGCCTTTGTGAGCATCGTCAA GCCAACCCAGATGGACCTTGAGGTGGCACTAAATGAGAGTTTTTTGGCACTGAATCTCTTTCTGAACAACAAGTTTTTAGAGGCGCTTGATATTCTCAGACCATG GAGGAATGACAGCATGTATCATGCAATGGGATATAGCAGCATCCTGGCTATGCAGGCTGGGATGACCTTTGAACCAAAGGATATGGAGATGGCTGTTGCAGCACTTCAGGACGCCCTTGTCACATGCCAAAG GTTCAGAAGAAGGATGACTTTTCTAAAGGCTATTTCAAACATGGTCTCCGGACGGGTCCCACAGCAGATGACCGAAG AAGAGATGCATGCTGAACTGTGCTATGCTGAGGTTCTACTCCAAAGAGCTGCATTAACCTTTTTAGAG GATGagagtttgattggcttcatTAAAGGAGGAGTGAAAATTCGAACGAGCTATCAGATATTCAA ACAATGTCAGGAAGTGTTAAACCAGTCCCAGAACCTGGATGAAGAAAGTAACACTTTCAAGAATTTTGCTGGTGGAGTCAACATGGGCATAGGCTCTTTTAACTTG aTGCTGTCCCTTTTTCCTGCCAGAGTCCTTAGATTACTGGAGTTCCTGGGCTTTGCTGGTGATAGA GAAGTGGGGCTATCTCAGCTACACCAAGGTGCAGCCAGCAATACCCTACGCTCCATCCTTAGCATGCTCACTCTTCTCATGTTTCACACCTACATCTCAGTCATACTGG GGACTGGTGAGTGTAATCTTGCTGAGGCTGAAACCCTGCTGGTGCCATATGTTGAAAAGTTTCCCAAT GGTGCGCTCATGCTTTTCTACACTGCCAGAATTGCAGTGCTAAAAGGGAACTTTGAATTG GCCCAGCAGAAGCTTCTGGAGTGCATTGCTGCCCAACAGGAATGGCACCAAGTCCACCACTTGTGTTACTGGGAGCTGATGTGGTCCTATTCATACCAACAGAACTGGTTGGAGGCCTATCGCTATGCAGACTTACTCTGTAAAGAAAGCAAGTGGTCCCAG GCCATCTACGTGTTTCAGAAAGCCTCCATTCTGAGCATGATGCCACAGGAGGAAGTGAGTAAAACTGGAGAGAAGGTTGAGGACCTGTTCAG ACAAGTGGACAGCCTGAGACTGAAATTTGCCGGGAAGTCTGTCCCTACTGAGAAGTTTGCAGCACGGAAAGCAATACGCTACAGAGATCCTAAGCCAACTAAATTGGTCATCCCCGCTCTG GAAATGATGTACGTGTGGAATGGCTTTACTATTGTGGGCAAGAGGCCTGAACTAACAGAGAGCATCCTCAGCACCATAAAGAAAGCAGAGGAGCAACTGACCAGTGACCCAA AGCCATCAGAGTACCTTGCTGATGACCAGTGTGTGGTGCAGATGCTGAAGGGCCTGTGTCTGAGGCATCTCGGCCGCCTGCCTGAGGCCGAGAGCTGTTTCACTCACATCATCTCAAA TGAGAAGAATATTAAATATGATGACTATCTGGTGCCATTCACCATGTATGAATTGGGCCTCCTCTACAACCAGCAAGGAGACACTAAGAAAGCCATGACCTACATTGAAAATGCCAA GCTGAACTACAAGGATTACTCAATGGAATCAAGGCTGCACTTCCGCTGTCATGCAGCACTTGCTAATATGGGCCATGCTGTGGAAGGTGCCATCCAGCAGTAG
- the LOC125299380 gene encoding tetratricopeptide repeat protein 39B-like isoform X1: MRMTLNELAISINFPHITLGRGAIRRIPLKDENAFVSIVKPTQMDLEVALNESFLALNLFLNNKFLEALDILRPWRNDSMYHAMGYSSILAMQAGMTFEPKDMEMAVAALQDALVTCQRFRRRMTFLKAISNMVSGRVPQQMTEEEMHAELCYAEVLLQRAALTFLEDESLIGFIKGGVKIRTSYQIFKQCQEVLNQSQNLDEESNTFKNFAGGVNMGIGSFNLMLSLFPARVLRLLEFLGFAGDREVGLSQLHQGAASNTLRSILSMLTLLMFHTYISVILGTGECNLAEAETLLVPYVEKFPNGALMLFYTARIAVLKGNFELAQQKLLECIAAQQEWHQVHHLCYWELMWSYSYQQNWLEAYRYADLLCKESKWSQAIYVFQKASILSMMPQEEVSKTGEKVEDLFRQVDSLRLKFAGKSVPTEKFAARKAIRYRDPKPTKLVIPALEMMYVWNGFTIVGKRPELTESILSTIKKAEEQLTSDPKPSEYLADDQCVVQMLKGLCLRHLGRLPEAESCFTHIISNEKNIKYDDYLVPFTMYELGLLYNQQGDTKKAMTYIENAKLNYKDYSMESRLHFRCHAALANMGHAVEGAIQQ; encoded by the exons ATGAGAATGACTTTGAATGAGCTTGCAATTTCTATTAATTTCCCCCATATTACGCTTGGTCGTGGTGCCATCAGGAGGATACCTTTAAAG GATGAAAATGCCTTTGTGAGCATCGTCAA GCCAACCCAGATGGACCTTGAGGTGGCACTAAATGAGAGTTTTTTGGCACTGAATCTCTTTCTGAACAACAAGTTTTTAGAGGCGCTTGATATTCTCAGACCATG GAGGAATGACAGCATGTATCATGCAATGGGATATAGCAGCATCCTGGCTATGCAGGCTGGGATGACCTTTGAACCAAAGGATATGGAGATGGCTGTTGCAGCACTTCAGGACGCCCTTGTCACATGCCAAAG GTTCAGAAGAAGGATGACTTTTCTAAAGGCTATTTCAAACATGGTCTCCGGACGGGTCCCACAGCAGATGACCGAAG AAGAGATGCATGCTGAACTGTGCTATGCTGAGGTTCTACTCCAAAGAGCTGCATTAACCTTTTTAGAG GATGagagtttgattggcttcatTAAAGGAGGAGTGAAAATTCGAACGAGCTATCAGATATTCAA ACAATGTCAGGAAGTGTTAAACCAGTCCCAGAACCTGGATGAAGAAAGTAACACTTTCAAGAATTTTGCTGGTGGAGTCAACATGGGCATAGGCTCTTTTAACTTG aTGCTGTCCCTTTTTCCTGCCAGAGTCCTTAGATTACTGGAGTTCCTGGGCTTTGCTGGTGATAGA GAAGTGGGGCTATCTCAGCTACACCAAGGTGCAGCCAGCAATACCCTACGCTCCATCCTTAGCATGCTCACTCTTCTCATGTTTCACACCTACATCTCAGTCATACTGG GGACTGGTGAGTGTAATCTTGCTGAGGCTGAAACCCTGCTGGTGCCATATGTTGAAAAGTTTCCCAAT GGTGCGCTCATGCTTTTCTACACTGCCAGAATTGCAGTGCTAAAAGGGAACTTTGAATTG GCCCAGCAGAAGCTTCTGGAGTGCATTGCTGCCCAACAGGAATGGCACCAAGTCCACCACTTGTGTTACTGGGAGCTGATGTGGTCCTATTCATACCAACAGAACTGGTTGGAGGCCTATCGCTATGCAGACTTACTCTGTAAAGAAAGCAAGTGGTCCCAG GCCATCTACGTGTTTCAGAAAGCCTCCATTCTGAGCATGATGCCACAGGAGGAAGTGAGTAAAACTGGAGAGAAGGTTGAGGACCTGTTCAG ACAAGTGGACAGCCTGAGACTGAAATTTGCCGGGAAGTCTGTCCCTACTGAGAAGTTTGCAGCACGGAAAGCAATACGCTACAGAGATCCTAAGCCAACTAAATTGGTCATCCCCGCTCTG GAAATGATGTACGTGTGGAATGGCTTTACTATTGTGGGCAAGAGGCCTGAACTAACAGAGAGCATCCTCAGCACCATAAAGAAAGCAGAGGAGCAACTGACCAGTGACCCAA AGCCATCAGAGTACCTTGCTGATGACCAGTGTGTGGTGCAGATGCTGAAGGGCCTGTGTCTGAGGCATCTCGGCCGCCTGCCTGAGGCCGAGAGCTGTTTCACTCACATCATCTCAAA TGAGAAGAATATTAAATATGATGACTATCTGGTGCCATTCACCATGTATGAATTGGGCCTCCTCTACAACCAGCAAGGAGACACTAAGAAAGCCATGACCTACATTGAAAATGCCAA GCTGAACTACAAGGATTACTCAATGGAATCAAGGCTGCACTTCCGCTGTCATGCAGCACTTGCTAATATGGGCCATGCTGTGGAAGGTGCCATCCAGCAGTAG
- the dnajb14 gene encoding dnaJ homolog subfamily B member 14, whose product MESNRDEAEKCINIATKALAAGDKDKAVKFLHKAEKLYPTDKAKVLLDALSRNGSSAGNGNAHHRKPSETNDTNQRSDRAGQDAAGGEPAKPYTKDQLEGVRRIKTCKDYYEVLGVTKEAGDEDLKKSYRKLALKFHPDKNHAPGATEAFKKIGNAYAVLSNPDKRKQYDATGGEEPSSPGHGHGNFNFQHGGFEADITPEDLFNMFFGGGFTSSPHTFTNGRARYSHQEHTQRERPEERGDGGFSMFIQLMPIIVLLLVSILSQMMVSTPPYSLYSKPSTGQTIRRQTENLQVDYFVNRDFKSEYKGAALQKIEKSVEDDYVSNVRNNCWKERQTKTDLLYAAKVYRDERLRRKAEQMTMDNCQELDRLNILFRGG is encoded by the exons ATGGAAAGCAACCGAGACGAAGCTGAAAAATGTATAAATATTGCTACGAAAGCCCTAGCAGCAGGAGATAAAGATAAGGCGGTAAAATTTTTGCATAAGGCTGAAAAGCTCTATCCAACCGACAAGGCGAAAG TGTTACTAGACGCTCTGTCAAGGAATGGCAGCTCTGCAGGGAATGGCAATGCTCACCACAGGAAGCCCTCTGAGACTAACGACACTAACCAGCGGTCAGACAGAGCTGGCCAGGATGCAGCAGGCGGGGAGCCTGCCAAGCCATACACCAAGGATCAGCTGGAGGGGGTGCGAAG GATAAAAACCTGCAAGGATTACTATGAAGTCCTGGGAGTTACTAAGGAGGCTGGTGATGAGGACCTGAAAAAATCGTACAGAAAACTTGCGCTGAAGTTTCACCCAGACAAAAACCATGCTCCTGGTGCCACTGAAGCCTTCAAAA AGATTGGCAATGCCTATGCTGTCCTGAGCAACCCAGACAAGAGGAAGCAGTACGATGCCACAGGAGGAGAAGAGCCCAGCAGCCCAGGGCACGGACACGGCAACTTCAACTTCCAGCATGGCGGCTTCGAGGCAGACATCACTCCAGAAGACCTCTTCAACATGTTCTTTGGTGGAGGTTTCACCT CAAGCCCACACACGTTCACCAACGGCAGGGCGCGCTACAGCCACCAGGAGCACACCCAGCGAGAGCGaccagaggagaggggagat GGCGGATTCTCCATGTTCATCCAACTGATGCCCATCATTGTGCTCCTCCTGGTGTCCATCCTGAGCCAGATGATGGTGTCCACTCCCCCATACAGCCTCTATTCCAAACC GTCAACAGGTCAAACGATTAGGAGGCAGACTGAGAACCTGCAAGTAGATTACTTTGTTAATAGAGACTTCAAATCAGAATATAAGGGAGCAGCATTACAGAAAATTGAGAAGAGCGTAGAGGATGACTATGTGTCAAACGTACGAAACAATTGTTGGAAGGAGAGACAAACAA aaACAGACTTGCTGTATGCTGCCAAGGTTTATAGAGATGAACGTCTTCGACGGAAAGCGGAACAGATGACCATGGATAACTGTCAAGAACTTGACAGATTAAACATCTTATTCCGTGGGGGATGA
- the pla2g12a gene encoding LOW QUALITY PROTEIN: group XIIA secretory phospholipase A2 (The sequence of the model RefSeq protein was modified relative to this genomic sequence to represent the inferred CDS: deleted 1 base in 1 codon) has protein sequence MHSVAAFALAMLLTGVFSSQHDREPKTPDWRMTLKTIRNGIHKIDTYLNAALDLFGGDDGLCHYKCSDGYVPKPRPDYKPPPPNGCGSPLFGFQFDIGIPSMTRCCNRHDRCYDTCGKEKHVCDDQFQQCLETICNNVQKTLGLAQSVQACESAVTLLFDAVMHMGCKPYMDSQRASCICHFEEKMDL, from the exons ATGCACTCTGTTGCCGCCTTCGCGTTAGCAATGCTATTGACTGGTGTGTTTTCATCCCAGCATGACCGCGAGCCTAAAACTCCAGACTGGCGAATGACTCTGAAAACCATACGAAATGGCATTCACAAGATAGACACCTATTTAAATGCAGCTTTGGATCTT TTTGGTGGGGATGACGGACtctgtcattacaaatgcagTGATG gTTATGTACCAAAACCCCGTCCAGATTACAAACCTCCTCCACCTAATGGGTGTGGTTCACCTCTGTTTGGATTTCAG TTTGATATTGGGATCCCATCCATGACGAGGTGCTGTAATCGGCATGACCGATGCTATGACACTTGTGGAAAAGAGAAGCATGTCTGTGACGACCAGTTCCAGCAGTGTCTCGAGACCATTTGCAATAATGTGCAAAAGACCCTAGGACTGGCCCAAAGTGTTCAAG CATGTGAGTCTGCGGTGACTCTCCTGTTTGATGCTGTCATGCATATGGGCTGCAAACCCTATATGGACAGCCAGAGGGCATCATGCATATGTCACTTTGAGGAGAAAATGGATCTGTGA